The following proteins come from a genomic window of Panicum hallii strain FIL2 chromosome 8, PHallii_v3.1, whole genome shotgun sequence:
- the LOC112902545 gene encoding probable protein phosphatase 2C 73, with the protein MGICCSKAKAPAGDLDDGEQGFPWMHDDLFHHHLWTSAAVSMHTKQGWKGANQDAMTVSQDFAGHKGHIFCGVFDGHGPLGRQVARRVRDTLPLKLSSALKPKTEEEDPSTHTSKLTTEEDHSSNTDLNSCDKSDSTSFSDDTTDEKLLLSTWKNIFMKAFDQVDEELRQHSGIDCICSGTTAVTVVRQGDHLIIANLGDSRAVLCTRDSKDRMIAVQLTTDLKPDLPSELARILNCKGRVFAMDDEPDVPRMWLPDQDAPGLAMARAFGDFCLKNHGLICTPEVYYRKLSEKDEFLVLATDGIWDVLSNKEVVKIVSSASDPSKAARQLIDRAVRSWRRKYPTSMVDDCAVVCLFLNRPASRPDEKAPQAVSSFTGSFRKVVSGGRGVEASEEGTTVWRALEGVARANSVMRLPRIGRVLSWRRRSSNSLMDEDDDDRD; encoded by the exons ATGGGGATCTGCTGCAGCAAGGCCAAGGCACCAGCAGGGGACctcgacgacggcgagcaaggattccCATGGATGCACGACGACCTGTTCCACCACCACCTCTGGACCAGCGCCGCCGTCTCCATGCACACCAAGCAAGGATGGAAGGGTGCCAACCAGGACGCCATGACCGTCTCCCAG GACTTTGCTGGCCACAAAGGCCACATCTTCTGCGGGGTATTTGATGGGCATGGCCCTCTTGGCCGACAAGTTGCTCGCCGTGTCCGCGACACCCTTCCCTTGAAACTATCCTCTGCTTTGAAGCCGaaaactgaagaagaagatccctCAACCCATACTTCCAAGCTCACAACTGAAGAAGACCACTCAAGCAATACAGATTTGAATTCCTGTGACAAGTCAGACTCCACCTCGTTTAGTGATGATACAACCGATGAGAAGCTCCTGTTGTCAACTTGGAAGAACATATTTATGAAGGCATTTGATCAGGTGGATGAGGAGCTCAGGCAACATTCAGGAATTGACTGCATTTGCAGTGGCACCACAGCAGTCACTGTTGTTAGGCAG GGTGATCACTTGATTATCGCCAATTTGGGTGACTCGCGTGCTGTTCTTTGTACCCGGGACAGCAAGGACCGTATGATCGCAGTCCAACTGACCACTGACTTGAAGCCAGATCTTCCAA GTGAACTCGCAAGGATTCTGAATTGCAAGGGGCGAGTTTTCGCCATGGATGACGAACCAGACGTGCCCAGAATGTGGTTGCCGGACCAGGATGCACCAGGCCTTGCCATGGCAAGGGCCTTTGGGGACTTCTGCCTGAAGAACCATGGCCTTATCTGTACACCTGAAGTCTACTACAGGAAGTTATCTGAAAAGGACGAGTTCTTGGTGCTTGCAACTGATGGG ATTTGGGACGTGCTGTCGAACAAGGAGGTGGTGAAGATTGTGTCTTCAGCCAGCGACCCTTCCAAGGCCGCGAGGCAGCTGATCGACCGTGCGGTCCGATCATGGCGGCGCAAGTACCCGACGTCCATGGTGGACGACTGCGCGGTGGTGTGCCTCTTCTTGAACAGGCCGGCCTCTCGTCCCGACGAGAAGGCGCCTCAGGCCGTATCGTCGTTCACGGGGAGCTTCCGCAAGGTTGtgagcggcggccgtggcgttgAAGCGTCGGAGGAGGGGACGACGGTGTGGAGAGCCCTGGAGGGTGTGGCGCGGGCGAACTCGGTGATGAGGCTGCCTCGGATCGGGCGCGTGCTCAGCTGGCGGAGGCGGTCGTCGAATTCGCTGATGgatgaagacgacgacgaccgggaTTGA
- the LOC112903144 gene encoding cation/H(+) antiporter 15-like: MAEVANLSSGSLEPTVKPLAAACYDNNLVNSQGMFLGDQPLRFSLPLLLVQVSVILVLSAAAHLLLRRLGQSRFVTHMLVGVLLGPTVLGRSESFRGVLFSERGTYILESVSLVALILFLFSMGVKTDLSLLRRPSGRAVAVGITGSLVPLAVTLPVFHALQPSLPEDLRGSSLITELAVRLSLSSFPVIADALSELDLLNTDLGRIALTASLITDVTSWFLRACSAAVFLVSEAKSPAFTAQILASFVAFVLFVGFVARPAGRYIAYKRTPAGSLLSEGSFVVVVIAALLSALVTDAIGFKYMIGPMMLGLALPGGMPIGATMTERLDSFFIALFLPVYMALSGYRTDLAELTKEETSEKWCALELFVGLCVSGKLVGCVAAGLFFAMPFRDAIVLALMLNIRGIVEVAAINNWGDTMKATAEHYSILTLSMVLITAVSTPLIKLLYDPAGQFMRAKRRTLEDLRPSADLRLLTCLYSEDHAAPLIDLLEASAGSSRESPVSLIVLHLTELVGRAASVLKPHRQSKSGGGGGSSSSDRIMNAFRHLEQQAAPGAVTVSPYVAQAPYSSMHHDVCSLAHSRKANLILLPFHKSSDGARSTANNSIRSINRAVLQYAPCSVAILVDHGLAAGSACATSANSLLQRAALYFLGGPDDREALAYAARMPDAGNMSLTVVRFKLRNWVGMGGSDEARDEEVLHQFWTRHRDNDRVVYVEKTVEDAEGTASVVRSMSEKFDLLIVGRRGGDDKDLEGSAALTSGLSDWSEFPELGVLGDMLASAEFASRVSILVIQQQPVKNAPAC; the protein is encoded by the coding sequence ATGGCGGAGGTTGCCAACCTCTCGTCGGGCTCCCTTGAGCCGACGGTGAAGccgctggcggcggcgtgctACGACAACAACCTGGTGAACTCGCAGGGCATGTTCCTGGGCGACCAGCCGCTGCGCTTCTCCCTCCCGCTCCTCCTCGTCCAGGTCTCCGTCATCCtcgtcctctccgccgccgcccacctcctgctccgccgcctcggccagTCCCGCTTCGTCACGCACATGCTCGTCGGCGTCCTCCTCGGCCCCACCGTGCTCGGCCGCAGCGAGTCTTTCCGCGGCGTCCTCTTCTCCGAGCGCGGCACCTACATCCTCGAGAGCGTCTCCCTCGTCGCCCtcatcctcttcctcttctccatgGGCGTCAAGACCGACctcagcctcctccgccgccccagcggacgcgccgtcgccgtcggcaTCACCGGCTCCCTCGTTCCGCTCGCCGTCACGCTCCCCGTCTTCCACGCCCTCCAGCCCTCGCTCCCCGAGGACCTGCGCGGCTCCTCCCTCATCACCGAGCTCGCCGtccgcctctccctctcctccttccccgTCATCGCCGACGCGCTCTCCGAGCTCGACCTCCTCAACACCGACCTCGGCCGCATCGCGCTCACCGCCTCGCTCATCACCGACGTCACCTCCTGGTTCCTCCGCGcctgctccgccgccgtcttcctcgTCTCCGAGGCCAAGTCGCCGGCCTTCACGGCGCAGATCCTCGCCTCCTTCGTCGCCTTCGTGCTCTTCGTCGGCTTCGTCgcgcgccccgccggccgctACATCGCCTACAAGCGCACCCCGGCGGGGTCCCTCCTCTCCGAGGGGTccttcgtcgtcgtcgtcatcgccGCGCTGCTGTCGGCGCTGGTCACGGACGCCATCGGGTTCAAGTACATGATCGGGCCCATGATGCTGGGGCTGGCGCTCCCCGGCGGCATGCCCATCGGCGCCACCATGACGGAGCGCCtcgactccttcttcatcgcgcTCTTCCTGCCCGTCTACATGGCGCTCTCCGGCTACCGCACCGACCTCGCGGAGCTCACCAAGGAGGAGACCTCCGAGAAGTGGTGCGCGCTGGAGCTCTTCGTGGGGCTCTGCGTCTCCGGCAAGCTGGTGGGCTGCGTCGCGGCGGGGCTCTTCTTCGCCATGCCGTTCCGCGACGCCATCGTGCTGGCGCTGATGCTCAACATCCGCGGCATCGTGGAGGTGGCGGCCATCAACAACTGGGGCGACACCATGAAGGCCACGGCGGAGCACTACAGCATCCTGACGCTGTCCATGGTGCTCATCACAGCGGTGTCGACGCCGCTGATCAAGCTGCTGTACGACCCGGCGGGGCAGTTCATGCGGGCCAAGCGCCGGACGCTGGAGGACCTGCGGCCCAGCGCCGACCTCCGCCTCCTCACCTGCCTCTACAGCGAGGACCACGCGGCGCCGCTGATCGACCTGCTGGAGGCGTCGGCGGGGTCCTCGCGGGAGAGCCCCGTGTCGCTCATCGTGCTCCACCTCACGGAGCTCGTCGGCCGCGCCGCCTCTGTGCTCAAGCCCCACCGCCAAAgtaagagcggcggcggcggcggcagcagtaGCAGCGACCGCATCATGAACGCGTTCCGGCACctggagcagcaggcggcgccGGGCGCCGTGACGGTGAGCCCCTACGTGGCGCAGGCGCCCTACAGCTCGATGCACCACGACGTGTGCTCGCTAGCGCACAGCCGCAAGGCCAACCTCATCCTGCTGCCCTTCCACAAGTCCTCCGATGGGGCGCGCAGCACCGCCAACAACTCCATCCGCTCCATCAACCGCGCCGTCCTCCAGTACGCGCCCTGCTCCGTCGCCATCCTCGTCGACCacggcctcgccgccggctcCGCCTGCGCCACCAGCGCCAACAGCCTCCTGCAGAGGGCCGCGCTCTACTTCCTGGGCGGGCCCGACGACCGCGAGGCGCTCGCGTACGCCGCGCGGATGCCGGACGCCGGGAACATGTCCCTCACCGTGGTGAGGTTCAAGCTGCGCAACTGGGTGGGGATGGGCGGCAGCGACGAGGCCAGGGACGAGGAGGTGCTGCACCAGTTCTGGACCAGGCACCGAGACAACGACCGCGTCGTGTACGTGGAGAAGACGGTGGAGGACGCGGAGGGCACCGCCTCCGTGGTGCGCTCCATGAGCGAGAAGTTCGACCTGCTCATCGTGGGCCGCCGGGGCGGGGACGACAAGGACCTAGAGGGATCGGCGGCGCTCACCAGCGGGCTCTCGGACTGGAGCGAGTTCCCGGAGCTGGGCGTGCTGGGCGACATGCTGGCCTCCGCCGAGTTCGCGTCAAGGGTCTCCATCCTCGTCATCCAGCAGCAGCCGGTCAAGAACGCCCCAGCCTGTTAG
- the LOC112902859 gene encoding probable staphylococcal-like nuclease CAN2, protein MGNILRRCFAGGGGDNGDDDYYPYYSYSPSSRPRYELQIGRWENEPAAAASQTAIGFTGRDDDDHYPDDLLQSGSGWVDQLAQDSWLVHHDVASLIQDILYFEYTSMVPEALGQNVTSSKKAQVKWYRNILEAYKNSSSPLKTPAEAAKLVATALSRIQRADLEVNNKCIGDGDGFSAYVGTADPREPANVPMEVHEMVIKRAQARTDRDYQKADALLRSLNKAGYKIITISGEEILARKYRIRMRGVDAPELKMANGNESKNALVKLIGGKRVTIYVYGQDQFGRYVGDIYCDGVFIQEKMLKNGHVWHFKTYDKRPEFAQWEREARAARRGLFASENPEKPWDWRRDQRNANIQVY, encoded by the exons ATGGGAAACATCCTGAGAAGGTGCTtcgcgggaggaggaggagacaaCGGTGATGACGATTACTACCCCTACTACAGCTACAGTCCATCCTCCAGGCCCCGCTACGAGCTGCAGATCGGCAGGTGGGAGAATGAGCCTGCAGCAGCTGCCTCTCAGACTGCAATCGGCTTCACGGGGAGAGACGACGACGATCACTACCCCGACGACCTGCTCCAGAGCGGGAGCGGCTGGGTGGATCAGCTTGCACAAGACTCTTGGCTAGTACATCACGACGTCGCCTCCCTGATTCAGGACATCCTCTACTTCGAATACACATCCATG GTACCTGAAGCGCTCGGACAGAATGTTACATCATCCAAAAAAGCACAGGTTAAATG GTACCGGAATATCTTGGAGGCATATAAGAACTCGAGCTCCCCACTGAAAACACCAGCAGAGGCTGCCAAACTAGTTGCAACAGCCCTAAGCAGGATTCAGAGAGCTGATTTAGAG GTTAACAACAAGTGCATTGGAGATGGCGATGGCTTTAGTGCCTATGTTGGCACAGCCGACCCACGGGAGCCTGCAAATGTGCCGATGGAAGTGCATGAGATGGTGATTAAAAGGGCTCAAGCACGCACTGATAGGGATTACCAGAAGGCTGATGCTCTTCTAAGGAGCCTCAACAAAGCAGGATATAA GATAATAACCATTTCAGGCGAAGAGATACTTGCAAGGAAATACAGAATCAGAATGAG GGGCGTTGATGCACCGGAGCTTAAAATGGCTAATGGGAACGAATCGAAGAACGCACTGGTGAAACTCATTGGTGGGAAAAGGGTCACCATTTATGTGTATGGGCAGGACCAGTTTGGGCGTTACGTGGGTGACATATATTGTGATGGTGTGTTCATCCAG GAGAAAATGCTGAAGAATGGCCATGTATGGCATTTCAAGACTTACGATAAGCGTCCAGAATTTGCGCAG TGGGAAAGAGAGGCAAGAGCTGCACGTCGAGGGCTTTTTGCGTCAGAGAACCCTGAGAAGCCGTGGGATTGGAGAAGAGACCAGCGCAACGCAAACATTCAGGTCTACTAA
- the LOC112902961 gene encoding double-stranded RNA-binding protein 8-like, whose translation MSYAGSAPDPTGGFQGVENCYVFKSRLQEYTQKAGLPTPEYHTLKEGPSHEPIFKSTVVVNNTKYDSLPGFFSRKAAEQSAAEVALMEIVKSVPATETKSIPAVQETGLCKNLLQEYAQKMNYAIPSYICSKQASGVAPFVCTVEIGGIQYIGAAARTKKDAEIKAARTALLAIQGQSEGCANGAMKYIVVPGQRQVKETDKKPTETPKSLKIKKSGGKKKWNKRKFMRKTDQIVDAEKDRTREAGDVHDSDVPMQATITEEPCRDSTMLHPDEEARILEQELLRDMTMLQADKEARSVKQGLPTLQHHEEARRVEPDLSRDAAMVQFNKEVVMLQSDEEARIIELEPPRDPAAAEPNEEARCVEQEPLDSAEVVKPNMEARVVEQESVSAYVALQFKRDATDVKESPSNTAMKQREETETPKQEAHQSGELVM comes from the exons ATGTCCTatgctgggtccgcccctgATCCTACCGGAGGCTTCCAGG GGGTTGAGAATTGCTACGTATTCAAGAGCCGCCTGCAAGAGTACACGCAGAAAGCTGGTCTCCCAACCCCTGAGTATCATACCCTCAAAGAGGGCCCGTCCCATGAACCAATATTCAAGTCCACAGTGGTTGTTAACAACACCAAGTATGATTCGCTGCCTGGATTCTTCAGCCGAAAGGCTGCAGAACAGTCGGCCGCTGAAGTTGCGCTTATGGAGATAGTCAAGTCTGTTCCAGCAACTGAAACTAAAAGCATCCCAGCAGTA CAAGAGACTGGCCTGTGCAAGAATCTTCTTCAGGAGTATGCTCAGAAGATGAATTACGCCATTCCATCTTATATTTGCTCTAAGCAAGCTTCAGGTGTAGCTCCTTTCGTATGCACTGTTGAGATTGGTGGCATACAATACATAGGTGCTGCAGCTAGAACAAAGAAGGATGCAGAGATAAAAGCTGCCCGAACAGCTCTTCTTGCAATCCAGG GTCAATCAGAAGGTTGTGCAAATGGTGCCATGAAGTACATTGTTGTTCCTGGACAAAGGCAAGTTAAGGAGACAGATAAAAAGCCAACTGAAACCCCCAAATCACTTAAAATCAAGAAAAGTGGTGGAAAAAAGAAATGGAACAAGCGGAAATTCATGAGGAAGACCGACCAGATTGTTGATGCTGAAAAGGATAGGACTAGGGAGGCTGGGGATGTTCATGATTCTGATGTCCCAATGCAGGCAACTATAACAGAGGAGCCATGCAGGGACAGTACAATGCTGCATCCTGACGAGGAAGCTAGAATATTGGAACAGGAGCTTCTTAGAGATATGACAATGCTGCAAGCTGATAAGGAAGCTAGAAGTGTAAAGCAGGGGCTTCCAACGCTTCAACACCATGAAGAAGCTAGAAGAGTAGAACCTGACTTATCTAGAGATGCTGCAATGGTTCAATTCAATAAGGAAGTTGTAATGCTGCAATCTGATGAGGAAGCTAGGATAATAGAACTGGAGCCACCCAGAGATCCTGCAGCGGCCGAACCTAATGAGGAAGCTAGATGTGTGGAACAGGAGCCACTCGATAGTGCTGAAGTGGTGAAGCCTAACATGGAAGCTAGAGTTGTAGAGCAGGAGTCAGTGAGCGCCTATGTAGCATTGCAATTTAAGAGGGACGCTACAGATGTGAAGGAATCACCAAGCAATACTGCAATGAAGCAGCGCGAGGAAACAGAAACTCCTAAGCAAGAAGCACATCAAAGTGGTGAATTGGTGATGTGA
- the LOC112902292 gene encoding pentatricopeptide repeat-containing protein At2g38420, mitochondrial-like — MIDHWTLEWTDRKEMYVSWLLVSDHQAGPAHWHWARFRIQSHQEQKQKGSASSCFVRNTSRVQAAVPAQGKMRHDVAPPEATGHHHRLLVTLARHGRFAAVATLFSTARCTTRALNSLLAALCSSPAFLRVAPSVLLRAAPHAAPDATTFRILTSALCRAQRPTAAVDLLRCMPGLLLDPDQRHCRAVLASLCRCAPARDALAFLDDMRRWGVSPSRSDHHAVLDALLREAMVAEAYEVVAKQMDADGARPGLPEFERVLRAFRENGSFDAVEEAFDEMLLRGLVPGARVYDVYVGALCDKGDLAGARRMLGCMERAGCPPGVTTFGVVVAGCVAAGDMDAAREVAREVVRRGLRWDAPALSELVGALRGGGHLARARGLLLEVLRDGCAGRLDASAFEQLIGGRRSVV, encoded by the coding sequence ATGATTGATCACTGGACCCTTGAGTGGACTGATAGAAAGGAGATGTATGTCTCTTGGCTCTTGGTGAGTGATCACCAGGCAGGTCCGGCCCATTGGCATTGGGCTCGCTTCAGAATTCAGAGCCATCAGGAACAGAAACAAAAAGGCTCCGCGTCATCTTGTTTTGTCAGAAACACGAGCAGAGTACAAGCTGCTGTGCCTGCACAAGGGAAGATGAGGCACGACGTAGCGCCGCCGGAAgccaccggccaccaccaccgcctgcTGGTAACCCTCGCTCGCCATGGCCGCTtcgccgccgtcgccacccTCTTCTCCACCGCCCGCTGCACGACCCGCGCCCTCAACTCCCTCCTCGCCGCGCTCTGCTCTTCCCCGGCGTTCCTCCGCGTCGCCCCCTccgtcctcctccgcgccgcgccgcacgccgccccCGACGCCACCACCTTCCGCATCCTCACCTCCGCGCTCTGCCGCGCCCAGCgacccaccgccgccgtcgacctcCTGCGATGCATGCCCGGCCTCCTGCTCGACCCGGACCAGCGCCACTGCCGCGCGGTCCTCGCCTCCCTCTGCCGCTGCGCCCCCGCTCGGGACGCGCTAGCGTTCCTGGACGACATGCGCCGGTGGGGCGTCTCGCCCAGCCGGTCGGACCACCACGCCGTCCTCGACGCGCTCCTGCGGGAGGCGATGGTGGCCGAGGCGTACGAGGTCGTGGCGAAGCAGATGGACGCCGACGGGGCGCGCCCGGGTCTCCCGGAGTTCGAGCGGGTGCTCCGCGCCTTCCGCGAGAACGGATCGTTCGACGCCGTCGAGGAGGCGTTCGATGAAATGCTCCTGCGGGGGCTCGTGCCGGGCGCGCGCGTCTACGACGTCTACGTCGGCGCGCTGTGCGACAAGGGCGACCTGGCCGGCGCGCGCCGGATGCTGGGGTGCATGGAGCGCGCAGGGTGCCCGCCCGGCGTCACGACGTTCGGCGTCGTGGTCGCCGGGTGCGTGGCCGCTGGGGACATGGACGCCGCGAGGGAGGTGGCGCGGGAGGTGGTCAGACGGGGCCTGCGGTGGGATGCGCCGGCGCTGTCGGAGCTGGTTGGCGCGCTGCGTGGCGGCGGCCATctcgcgcgggcgcgggggctGCTGCTGGAAGTCCTGCGTGACGGCTGCGCGGGCCGGTTGGATGCGTCGGCGTTTGAGCAGCTCATTGGAGGGAGAAGGAGCGTTGTGTGA